The following proteins are co-located in the Lusitaniella coriacea LEGE 07157 genome:
- a CDS encoding DUF928 domain-containing protein, translating into MYKIHSLPQRKIAAIAVAWAIAGSLFCPVQASPDLSGKGSPGDRDSGASFSVIYNTPPDLSQGGRPGDRRGAAGRGICSSNVNPERLVTLVPKTIKGLTAEKFPTFWFAVPYSAGDYHTIEFVLVDDNDEDVYRTQIPQTEELPGLVSVTLPQTAPELETNRTYNWFVTVYCEDPQQDEPQRIFAKGAIERIELDPAIARELATANEQQKAVLFGKHGLWYEMLDQLVTLRRQGQAEENWQKVLEAVELEELSSQAIVDLAPTEE; encoded by the coding sequence ATGTATAAGATTCATTCCTTACCTCAAAGAAAAATTGCCGCGATCGCGGTTGCGTGGGCGATCGCGGGTAGCCTGTTTTGCCCGGTTCAAGCCAGTCCCGATCTAAGCGGCAAAGGAAGTCCCGGCGATCGCGATTCTGGCGCATCCTTTTCTGTCATTTACAACACGCCTCCGGATTTGAGCCAGGGGGGAAGACCCGGAGATCGAAGGGGTGCGGCGGGTCGAGGTATCTGTTCGAGCAATGTCAATCCCGAACGCCTCGTGACCTTGGTTCCCAAAACCATCAAGGGTTTAACCGCAGAAAAATTCCCCACCTTCTGGTTCGCCGTCCCCTATTCCGCAGGCGATTATCACACCATTGAATTTGTACTTGTAGACGATAACGACGAAGACGTTTATCGCACCCAAATTCCCCAAACAGAGGAACTTCCCGGACTCGTCAGCGTCACCTTACCCCAAACCGCTCCGGAATTGGAAACCAACCGGACTTACAATTGGTTTGTCACCGTCTATTGCGAAGATCCGCAACAAGACGAACCCCAGCGAATTTTTGCCAAGGGTGCCATTGAGCGAATCGAACTCGATCCCGCGATCGCGCGAGAACTTGCCACCGCCAATGAACAACAAAAAGCCGTTCTCTTCGGCAAACATGGGTTGTGGTACGAAATGCTCGACCAACTCGTCACCCTGCGCCGCCAAGGACAGGCGGAAGAAAATTGGCAAAAAGTTCTTGAGGCCGTCGAACTAGAAGAATTATCTTCTCAAGCGATCGTCGATTTGGCCCCAACTGAAGAATAA
- a CDS encoding DUF928 domain-containing protein: MLFVRYLRLLEIAIAIAISVGFLPPLFAQIPSNPIRNEAHPDLSGGGRPDDRSGAAAQAVIFIEPPRNTPDLSSGGRPQTSGGGAASRGTLGNRKESIQLLIPRSNRGLTAEAHPTFWFRIDGSTDDVTEIEFVLADKDGNEIHYTFLEASEINPGIMGITLPSTVDPLEVDGEYQWSVFVYREELQQNRWASGFIQRKDPSLEVAGEIAAANSGREQAVIYARNGFWYDALTQLATLQHNGSGDPQDWRDLLSSEAVRLNSAIDKPILDCCRPE, translated from the coding sequence ATGTTGTTTGTTCGTTATCTACGCCTGCTTGAAATAGCGATCGCGATCGCTATTTCTGTGGGTTTTCTTCCCCCTCTTTTTGCCCAAATCCCCTCTAACCCCATTAGGAATGAAGCTCATCCCGACCTTTCGGGCGGCGGAAGACCGGACGATCGTAGCGGCGCGGCCGCTCAAGCCGTCATTTTCATCGAACCCCCTCGCAATACCCCCGATCTTTCTAGCGGGGGAAGACCTCAAACATCCGGAGGCGGTGCGGCTTCGCGAGGCACTCTCGGAAATCGAAAAGAATCCATCCAACTCCTGATCCCCCGCAGCAATCGAGGATTGACCGCAGAAGCTCATCCCACCTTCTGGTTTCGCATTGACGGCAGTACGGATGATGTGACGGAAATTGAATTTGTCCTCGCCGATAAGGACGGGAACGAAATTCACTACACCTTCCTTGAAGCCAGCGAGATAAACCCAGGTATTATGGGAATTACACTCCCCTCAACGGTCGATCCCCTTGAGGTCGATGGAGAATATCAATGGTCTGTATTTGTTTATCGAGAAGAACTACAACAAAATCGATGGGCAAGCGGTTTTATCCAACGCAAAGACCCCTCCCTAGAAGTTGCAGGGGAAATTGCCGCAGCAAATTCAGGTCGCGAACAAGCCGTTATTTATGCCCGTAATGGCTTTTGGTACGATGCCCTCACCCAACTCGCAACCTTGCAACATAATGGTTCTGGCGATCCTCAAGACTGGAGAGACTTACTCAGTAGCGAAGCCGTTCGACTCAATAGCGCGATCGACAAACCTATTTTGGACTGCTGTCGCCCGGAATAA
- a CDS encoding CHASE2 domain-containing protein, with translation MSQLVVLNFGEGSWKDGFPSVTARLWENENRHPTQFTGRLPPAPQLPELYQQWRALYQALSERLRLRQYSLEMEIEFEEDGTPDAVSDVEFEDLCKQLKQQLNRWLDSGFGRIERQLRAKLSWSDEIRIILEVEDEQLRQLPWHLWNFFEDFPKAEIALSTQEYESVPLRPKSTKKVRILAILGNALGIDLRSDRALLEKLPYAETVFLVEPTTKELHKFLWDERGWDILFFAGHSSSRADGATGQLEINGSDSLTIPQLRHALTAAIDRGLQLAIFNSCDGLGLARELGDLDLPQLIVMREPVPDLVAQEFLKNFLTTFSGGNSFYLAVREAREKLQGLEKEFPCACWLPLICQNPTATPPTWWELCNRPTLAPPTPLQPRKKSKIQLSLGSILAISLIIAGSIVGLRSLGLLEPIELKAFDRLMRLRPDEGPDPRLLLITVTGTDVQAQPAQERKSSSLSNNALEQLLDQLDQYEPRVVGLDIYRAAPVEPKYNRLIERFRNDDRFINVCKVADDADNPGIPPPNPIPKDKILERVGFSDVVTDPDGILRRHLLALGPPRKSLCQTQVSLSLQVALRYLADEGMELELEGRRDLRIQDTLLLTLDKNSGGYHHLDAGGFQIPLNYRSTDRIAPQLTLAEALEGNKLTPELVRDRIVLIGTTDKTFRDLHHTPYDRGYLEYTPGVIVQAHAIGQILGAVLDERPLLWWWSKGYEALWICGWSIFGGLVVWRFKSAAIAGFTGGLVLIALCGSCYVLLVRGGWIPLIPPAFAVIATIGTVSIYQRLS, from the coding sequence ATGAGCCAATTAGTCGTCTTAAACTTTGGAGAAGGAAGCTGGAAAGACGGTTTTCCCTCGGTTACAGCACGATTGTGGGAAAACGAAAACCGACACCCAACCCAATTCACCGGGCGTTTGCCCCCAGCACCACAACTGCCCGAACTCTATCAACAATGGCGAGCGCTCTATCAAGCCCTTTCCGAACGGTTGCGCTTGCGCCAATACAGCCTGGAGATGGAGATTGAGTTTGAAGAAGACGGAACGCCGGATGCGGTTTCGGATGTAGAGTTTGAGGATTTGTGCAAGCAGCTCAAGCAACAGCTCAATCGCTGGTTGGACTCCGGTTTCGGACGCATCGAACGGCAATTACGCGCCAAGCTGAGTTGGTCTGACGAGATTCGCATCATCCTTGAAGTCGAAGACGAGCAACTGCGGCAACTTCCCTGGCACCTCTGGAACTTCTTTGAAGATTTCCCCAAAGCAGAAATTGCCCTGAGTACCCAAGAATACGAATCTGTCCCCCTTCGCCCCAAATCCACAAAAAAGGTACGAATTTTGGCAATTCTGGGCAATGCTCTCGGTATCGACCTCCGAAGCGATCGCGCGCTATTAGAAAAGTTACCCTACGCCGAAACCGTTTTTTTGGTCGAACCCACAACCAAAGAACTACACAAATTCCTTTGGGACGAGCGCGGTTGGGATATTTTGTTTTTTGCCGGACACAGTTCCTCGCGGGCGGATGGGGCAACGGGTCAGTTGGAAATCAACGGCAGCGATAGCCTGACCATTCCCCAACTCAGACACGCCTTAACCGCCGCGATCGATCGGGGACTCCAATTAGCAATTTTCAACTCCTGCGATGGCTTGGGACTCGCGCGCGAACTCGGCGACTTAGACCTCCCGCAACTGATTGTCATGCGCGAACCCGTTCCCGATTTGGTCGCCCAAGAATTTCTCAAAAACTTCCTCACCACCTTCTCTGGGGGCAACTCCTTTTACCTCGCAGTGCGAGAAGCGCGGGAAAAACTGCAAGGCTTAGAAAAAGAATTTCCCTGTGCCTGTTGGTTGCCCCTCATTTGCCAAAATCCCACCGCAACGCCCCCCACTTGGTGGGAACTCTGCAATCGCCCAACCCTCGCACCTCCAACTCCACTCCAACCCCGGAAAAAATCCAAAATTCAACTCTCTTTGGGATCGATCCTCGCCATTAGCCTGATTATTGCCGGGTCGATTGTGGGTTTGCGCTCTTTGGGATTGCTCGAACCCATAGAACTTAAAGCCTTCGATCGCCTGATGCGCCTGCGTCCTGACGAGGGACCCGATCCCCGCCTCCTCCTGATTACCGTTACCGGAACCGACGTACAAGCTCAACCCGCCCAAGAACGAAAAAGTTCTTCTCTCTCCAACAACGCCTTAGAACAACTCCTCGACCAACTCGACCAATACGAACCCCGCGTCGTGGGTTTGGATATTTATCGCGCCGCTCCAGTCGAACCGAAATACAATCGCTTAATCGAGCGCTTTCGCAATGACGATCGTTTCATCAACGTGTGTAAAGTGGCTGACGATGCAGACAATCCCGGCATTCCTCCGCCCAATCCCATTCCCAAAGACAAAATTCTCGAACGAGTGGGGTTTAGCGATGTTGTGACCGACCCCGACGGCATTCTCCGCCGCCATCTCCTCGCCCTGGGGCCGCCGAGGAAATCTTTGTGCCAAACTCAAGTGTCCCTCAGCCTGCAAGTGGCACTGCGCTATCTGGCGGATGAGGGGATGGAACTCGAACTTGAGGGTCGCCGAGATTTAAGGATTCAAGATACGCTCCTGCTCACTCTCGATAAAAATAGCGGGGGCTATCATCATCTGGATGCGGGGGGGTTTCAAATCCCGCTTAATTATCGCTCGACCGATCGAATTGCCCCGCAATTGACCTTAGCGGAGGCGCTTGAGGGCAATAAACTCACCCCCGAATTGGTGAGGGATCGCATTGTTTTGATTGGCACGACGGATAAAACGTTTCGGGATTTGCACCATACGCCCTACGATCGCGGCTATCTCGAGTACACTCCAGGGGTTATCGTTCAAGCCCACGCGATCGGTCAAATTCTCGGTGCGGTTCTCGACGAACGACCTTTGTTGTGGTGGTGGTCGAAGGGTTATGAAGCCCTTTGGATCTGTGGTTGGTCTATTTTTGGGGGCTTGGTTGTTTGGCGATTCAAATCTGCCGCGATCGCGGGATTCACCGGAGGACTCGTCCTAATTGCCCTCTGTGGCTCCTGTTACGTCCTTCTCGTTCGGGGTGGATGGATTCCTTTAATTCCCCCTGCTTTTGCCGTAATTGCCACCATTGGAACTGTATCTATTTATCAACGTCTTAGTTGA